The segment GATTTGACCTTTGAGAAGTTTTCGTCAAGGTTAAATTTCCGGGGAACATATGAAAGGTTATCCAGTACGATATCTTCAAATAACCATGATAGTAATGAAAGTATTATTCCATTGATGATTTTTCCCTGTTTATAATTATTCAAGGCATTCTCTATTTCCTTCCAGGAATAAAAGTTATTTTCTATCTTCACATATTTTTCTCCAATTCCCTTGATAACAAGACCATCTGATAGGCTTTTTGATTTAAAGTCATTTTTATGTTCAATGACATAGCTTTTAATTTCATTAAAATCATCATCGAGGTTATACTGTAATCTTTCTACTTCCATGATATCATGTCCTGAATTAATTATGTTATAATTATGATTGGAGTAATATTAAAATCTTTGTAAAAGCAACAATTCGAAAAATAGGTTTAAAGGGGAGGTTATACTGTTGTTACTTGACAACCCTCTTTTTCTATGATGATTGTATGTTCGGTTTGAGCTACCATTCCATCGGTTCTTTCCTTAAGGGCTGCATACGGATAAATCGCACGACTTGTAATAAGAGGTCTCATTGCCCTGTTAAGGCTTCTTGCATCATATTCATCAAGGAAGCATCTTTTGGAAAATGGGAAGTACTTGTTCTGGGTTGATATCCGTTTAAGTAATTTCTTGGCGTCGGGCTGTCTTAAAGGCCTTGGCCTTAGGTATGAATAGATATGATGTTGTGGCATGTCACCCACTTCACCTATGCCATTTGTAGCAAATGGTTCGATTGCCACGTGATCTCCTTCCTTAAGTTCATGGTCATTGTTTTCAGGATAGTTGGGGATGGACAGTCCTGCATGTAGGTTGTTTTGTTCAAGGCTATGGCCAGCGAGGTTAACGATTGGATTATATCCCTTTGCATGCATGGTGTCCTGTACGGTTTTTCCTATCTCTTTAAGGGTTACTCCCTCTTTGAGCATGCTGATGACATTTTCCAATGCACTGCTTGAGGCATCTATAATTTTTCTTCTTTCCTCTATTTCATCATCTGACACCTCTTGAAGTCCATCATCCAATCTTCCAGGCATATTAAGGGGTTTTCCATCCTCATCAAAGGGGTCTGCATTGTCTCCTTCAATTATAACAGTTACAGCCGTATCGGATATGTAACCATCCACTTCTGCACCCAAGTCAATTTTAACAATATCTCCATTGCACAGTAAAGTGTCATCATTTGGATCAGGAGTGTAATGTGCTGCTATCTGATTGATTGAGAGGTTACATGGAAATGACAATCCGGCACCGGTACTTAGTATTTCACTTTCAATCCAGTCAACCAGATCATATGCTTTCATTCCAGCTTTAGCTTTTTTTGCAGCCTCTTTACGTACTTTAGCAGCAATTCGTCCTGCTTCTTCATATTTTTCTTGCATCTTATCACTATCTAATAATTTTTTTGACTAAAATTTACTTTCGATATTCTATTTTAAGATATATTTTTCATCTTACTTAATATCATGGATTATATTTCAATACTATTAAGTTGATGTGTTTTTCTAATTAATTACTTAAAAATATATTAACTTGTAAATCAAATAATATATATTATTGTAATTTAATGTATGGAGGTAATCTAATGGATATGATATTTACTCAAGATCAATTACTCATATTAATCTTATCAGTTATATTCTTAATTTTAGTCATAGTCATTGTAGTTGAATGGCGTAAAGCAACGGTATCTAAAAATAACATAGTTTTACTGGAGAAAAAAGCTGAACTTAAGAAGATTGAACTTGTAGAGAAGGACTTGGAAACCAAACGTATGAAAGATAGTTTAACTGAGTTATCCGAGGAAGATCAGCAAAAACTTAAAAACATCCGTTCAAACACATCTGAAATTATGGCTAAGGTTGGACTTTTAAGTACACAAGTTAATGAGAAAGTAGAACAGTTAGAAGCTAAAAGTGAACTCTTAAAACTACAAAAGTTAGAAAAAGAACTTGAAAAGAAAGAAGCGGAACTAGAAAAATCTCTTAATTAAGGTGATTGAATGGAAGCGGCTACCACGCTAGCGGTAATTATACTGATAGTGGCAATATTGATATTGATTTATTATTATCTTCAGGCTACAAATAATCCTGTCTATCGGGATATTCATGAACATGCAGAGGGTTTTACGGCCAGAGTATCACAGGAAGAGTATATTGCCAATATATCTGACAAGGTTAATGATATAAGTGGCAAATTCAAGGATAGAGTTCAGGATGAAGATGATGAGGAGCATGTATCTAAGACGGATTTGATGTCCAAGAAGATATCTCAATTCATTGATGAACAGAGTGAACAGGTAATTAATGACTGGGATTTAGCCACTAATAAGGATATTGATTCATTGTTGGAAAAATATGAATTGATTGAAAACGATTTAAATGAATATAAGGAATCCAATGATAAACGTGTGGATTCGTTAGAAGAAAGAGTTAATAAGATTAATGAAGAATTAAAACAATTAAATGATTAATTCTTTCTAAAAACACTATTTTTTTTAATAAAAAATTATGGTAACATTTATATATTACTTAGAACTTAAATAATAATAGCTCTTAATAAGAGTGACTATTTTATTCTAATAGCAGGGTGGGGTAGTCTGGTGATCCCGCGGGGCTCATAACCCCGAGAGCCCTAGTTCAAATCTAGGCCCTGCTACTATTTTAATTTTAACTTTAACTTTTTTGGTAAGTTGGTGTGCAGTTAACGGTTTAATTTCAAACTGAGGAAACTCCATCCACCATTAATAACCATGATGTTCTTAATTGACATACACTAAGAAGTGTGACACTGATATAGAAACGATACGATAGGACTAAACGAAGGCTATAATGAATGATGCAATTGGGTTGACTAGCTTTAACATAGTTAATCGGTGAGACGATCTAATCCATGGGGTGCAAGAGTAAATAGTCATTTGACAAGGTAACTTGCTTAGATTAATACTGCATAGAAACATGAGATGGGTTACTACCAACATGCCAAAAATGTTAGAGTAATATTTTTTTTGATTTTCATTTGACCTTTTTTGGTTGTGTATTTTCAATTAGTTATTTTTAATCTTAGGAATTTATCATCAGTGAATAATTTCATAATAATAATTTGGATTTTTGCTTGATTTATCTTTGATATTAAAACAAATAACTTTCATGACATAAAATCAGTATTATTGTAAATATAACAATCATATCTTCTTTTTTCCTTTGTTATATTATATAATTATTATGTTAGATGTACTATTTATTTTAAACTAGTATTAAAAGTATTTATGTGATATACGGTGGAAATAAAAAATTATATTATCCTATTAACCTGAATTCAAAAAAATATGCACTTTTTAATATTAGTTAAATGATTAATTTATACTATTAGCCTAACTGCTATTGAAAAATTTTTAATTCCAATAGTATATACCAATACATTTTTGAATAATAAATTAATCCTTAACTTATTCATAATAATTGAAAAAAAAGGCATATATTTATATATTATTACAATAATAATTATAATTATCAATAAAAAAGGAGATATGATACAGATGGCAACTTTACCAAAAGCACCTGTAAAAAGAATTATTGAAAGTGCAGGAGCAGCAAGAGTAAGTGACGAAGCAACAATAGCTTTAGCTAATGTTTTAGAAGACGCTGCAGCAGATATTGCTGAAAGAGCTATCAAATTAGCTAAACATGCTGGTCGTAAAACTATCAAAGCAGAAGATATTGAATTAGCAGTATAATTTTGCAGGTAGTCAATTGATTTAAATAGGGTAGGTTTTTACAACCTACTATTATTTATACTTATTATCTCTATTTTTAAAACGTTTACCGTTACTGTTTTTTTATCAAATATATTCCATTATCTGTTTTTCATCATTCAATTTCTGAAAATTGTCTCATTAGATTGCATTTTAATCCAATGTAACGACAATAGGTATATTAACACAATCCTATGCTATTATTCTGAGTCATTCAACCATCCAACCACCGCACACTGGCCCATGGATACACTACCATCACCACAGCATGTTTTTTCATGCTGAATAAATTCGTAACCCTCTTTTTGCACACATTCCTTAACAATTCTGGATATGTACTCATTATAAAATACGCCACCCGTGGCACCGATCTTATCAACATCATAGGTATCTGCCGTTATCAAGGCAACATCACTAATGCTTTCGGCCAATGCCTTCTGTGAAGCACGTGCTATTTCACAGCTTGGAACGCTACTTCTTATTAGTTCCAATACATCAAGCAAAAGGCTGCTTGTATCTATAACTACACGTTTATCAATAACTTCCTTATCAAGTGTTATATTTATCAGGTCACTTGCCTTCTTGGCGGTACTTTCCAGTTTCATGGAGCATTCCCCTTCATATCCGCGTGATTTACTTATCCTTAGAAGTACACTGACACTGTCAAGCACACGTCCCATACTGCTTGTGTATGACGTGTTGAATTTATTCTCCAGTTGTTTCAGGGTCATGTCAATTTCCTTATCACCATACTTGAAGAAATCCGAATACTCGTTTTTCATAATGCTTCTTAACTCTTCTGCTTCCATTACATCATAGAGTATTCCCATGGCCATACGTATGGGATACTTGGTGCTGATATCTCCACCGGGCATGAGTTGCATTTTAAGTCCCCCGGTATTTACGTACTTGCCTGTACTATTGACATAGAGTACTTCTCCACCCCATATGGTAGTGTCTTCACCGTAACCTACACCATCGGCAGCTATAACAACCATTTCATCCTCATTGTGTTCAGCCATCAGACTTGCCGCATGTGCATGGTGATGCTGTACGCCAACCAATGGTATTTCATGTTCCTTTGACAAATCCTTTGCAAGTTTTGTAGTATTGAAGTCAGGATGCATATCACATGCAATATAATCCAACCTTGAAGTTTTGGTAAGATGCAAGAGGTGGTCTATGGCATTTTCCATAAATTCAAGCGTTCTGATTTTTGACGTGTTACCTATGTGTTGTGACGGATAACACTTGCCCTCTTTAAGTATGGAAAATGTAACGTCAAGTTCAGGACCTACTGCCAGTATATTATCCGTTATGTTGATATCCGTAAAGTCAAACGGCTTCGGAACATATCCTCTGGAACGTCTGATAAAGGCGGGTGAATTGTTTCTAAAACGTACGACACTGTCATCACAGCGATTAAGTATCTTTCTGTTATGTAAAAGGTAATAATCAGCAATTCCATCTAATTTATTTACAATATCGTTATTGTCAATTAGCATCGGATCACCAGGCATGTTTGCGGATGTCATCACATATGCTTCTTCCAAAGTATACTTGAACAGCAGATGGTGAAGTCCAGTATACGGTAGCATTACTCCCTGATTATGAAGTCCCGGCGAAAGGTTATCTGCCAGGTTGTAATCCTCACTCTTATCAAGCACTACAATCGGTCTTGCAACGGATTCAAGCATCTGTTTTTCATCATCGTTATAATCGACAAATAATGATGCTGTTTCAATATCGGGACTCATACATGCAAATGGCTGGGTCTTTCTACCAAGACGTTCTCTTAAAGTTTCTATAGCATCCTCCGTGGATGTCTTGCATACAAGGTGTGTTCCTCCAATACCCTTAATTGCCAGTATATTGCCCTCATCAATTAACTTGCTTGTCTCTTGAATGGCATCACGTGATTCTATTCTTTCATCCTTATACAGGTACACTTCAGGTCCACAGTCGGGACAGCATGTGGCCTCGGCATGGTATCGTCTGTTAAGGGGGTTGCTGTATTCCTCATTGCAGAAATCACATAACGGAAATTCATCCATGGTCGTGTTTTTCCGGTCATAGGGTATCTTATCGATTAATGTAAATCTTGGACCACAATCGGTACATGCGGTAAATGGATAATAATAATGTTGATCTTTGTCGTTTAATATTTCAGCCAGGCACGTTTCACATATGCTCATGTCCGGTGGTATAACAGCAGATCCGGATATCCTGTCACTGCTTTTTATTATTGTAAAATCAGCATATTTGTCCTTTTCTGTCACTTTATCCTGTATATCTACCTGGATATTGTTTATCTGGGATTGTACTGGTTTATGTTCATAAAGTTCATCTACGAATAAGTTGATATCATCATATGGTCCTTGTATAAGTATTTCAACAATGTTGCCCATGTTACGTACGTATCCTGTCAGATTCATTAGCTTTGCCAGCCGGTATACTGTTGGCCTAAAACCTACTCCCTGAACGATTCCTTCTACTAGTAAATATCCATTATATTCATCCATCATATACAACCCCTTTATTTCTTGAATATATTTTTATACTTCTAAATTAATAAATAATATTTACTTATTTAATTTTGGTGTTAATTTTTATGAAAGATATATTAAAAAATCTACTTGATGGAAAAATCAGTGTCGATGAGGCTGAAAGTCAACTAAGGGTTAACGAATTTCAGGAGTTAGGGGATAACGTTAAATTTGATACACATCGCAAGCAACGTGTAGGTGTTTGTGAAGCAGTATACTCCAAGGGCAAAACGGATGATGACCTGGTAAACATAATCAATAATGTTGAATTTAAGGATAATCTAATAATAACAAGACTCGATGAAAGTAGATTTAATAGAATCAAAAATCAATTTAATGACAATGTGCTAGAAAAATTAACTTTTTACAAGGAAGCATCTATATTAACCATCAATAAAAAAGAAATTGAAAAGAAAAATTTGTCCGTAGGAATAATTACGGCAGGAACAGCCGATGTGCCTGTAGCACAGGAGGCACGAATCACAATAGAACAATCAGGATACAATGCCATAACAACATATGATGTGGGCATAGCCGGAATACACAGGCTTTTGAATAAAATCTCATTTTTGGTTGAAAATGAAGTGGATGTAATAATAGCAGTGGCTGGAATGGAGGGGGCATTGCCATCAGTAGTGGCAGGACTAGTTGACATACCCATAATAGCAGTACCGACATCCACAGGTTACGGTGTTGGAGAAAAAGGATTTACGGCACTATTTGCAATGCTGCAGTCATGTGCACCTGGAATATCCGTTGTAAATATTGATAACGGATACGGAGCGGCAGTAAATGCAATAACCATACTCAACCAGATAGATAAGCATAAATGAGGGATTTTTTAAATAAAATCAGTAGTAATTTTTTTGCTTTCAGAATTGAAGAGTAAATCTTTGACAAAGAGCAAGTAATCTAATCTTGTAATTGTCAATGTAAAAATGTGATAAAAACAGTATTTAAAAGTATAATGGGGTCACAGGGATTTGAACCCCGATCCTGGGATTTCTCTTGTCTCAGCACTCCAATTGATCATCATCGGTATGCCTCAGTGTGCGCACTTTCTTCAAAGACAACTGGAGTCCCAGATGATGCCAGGTTACACCATAACCCCATCGCGTGTATCGTATCGTACCAAGACTTCAACGAGAAACTAGGATTATATATTACTATATTTAAAGTAGTATATAAGTTTTGTGATGATTTTTTTTGATTTGCATTAACTTGAGTTGTGTAGGATAATT is part of the Methanosphaera sp. BMS genome and harbors:
- a CDS encoding M24 family metallopeptidase, whose product is MQEKYEEAGRIAAKVRKEAAKKAKAGMKAYDLVDWIESEILSTGAGLSFPCNLSINQIAAHYTPDPNDDTLLCNGDIVKIDLGAEVDGYISDTAVTVIIEGDNADPFDEDGKPLNMPGRLDDGLQEVSDDEIEERRKIIDASSSALENVISMLKEGVTLKEIGKTVQDTMHAKGYNPIVNLAGHSLEQNNLHAGLSIPNYPENNDHELKEGDHVAIEPFATNGIGEVGDMPQHHIYSYLRPRPLRQPDAKKLLKRISTQNKYFPFSKRCFLDEYDARSLNRAMRPLITSRAIYPYAALKERTDGMVAQTEHTIIIEKEGCQVTTV
- a CDS encoding histone family protein, which translates into the protein MATLPKAPVKRIIESAGAARVSDEATIALANVLEDAAADIAERAIKLAKHAGRKTIKAEDIELAV
- the hypF gene encoding carbamoyltransferase HypF, yielding MDEYNGYLLVEGIVQGVGFRPTVYRLAKLMNLTGYVRNMGNIVEILIQGPYDDINLFVDELYEHKPVQSQINNIQVDIQDKVTEKDKYADFTIIKSSDRISGSAVIPPDMSICETCLAEILNDKDQHYYYPFTACTDCGPRFTLIDKIPYDRKNTTMDEFPLCDFCNEEYSNPLNRRYHAEATCCPDCGPEVYLYKDERIESRDAIQETSKLIDEGNILAIKGIGGTHLVCKTSTEDAIETLRERLGRKTQPFACMSPDIETASLFVDYNDDEKQMLESVARPIVVLDKSEDYNLADNLSPGLHNQGVMLPYTGLHHLLFKYTLEEAYVMTSANMPGDPMLIDNNDIVNKLDGIADYYLLHNRKILNRCDDSVVRFRNNSPAFIRRSRGYVPKPFDFTDINITDNILAVGPELDVTFSILKEGKCYPSQHIGNTSKIRTLEFMENAIDHLLHLTKTSRLDYIACDMHPDFNTTKLAKDLSKEHEIPLVGVQHHHAHAASLMAEHNEDEMVVIAADGVGYGEDTTIWGGEVLYVNSTGKYVNTGGLKMQLMPGGDISTKYPIRMAMGILYDVMEAEELRSIMKNEYSDFFKYGDKEIDMTLKQLENKFNTSYTSSMGRVLDSVSVLLRISKSRGYEGECSMKLESTAKKASDLINITLDKEVIDKRVVIDTSSLLLDVLELIRSSVPSCEIARASQKALAESISDVALITADTYDVDKIGATGGVFYNEYISRIVKECVQKEGYEFIQHEKTCCGDGSVSMGQCAVVGWLNDSE
- the larB gene encoding nickel pincer cofactor biosynthesis protein LarB, which codes for MKDILKNLLDGKISVDEAESQLRVNEFQELGDNVKFDTHRKQRVGVCEAVYSKGKTDDDLVNIINNVEFKDNLIITRLDESRFNRIKNQFNDNVLEKLTFYKEASILTINKKEIEKKNLSVGIITAGTADVPVAQEARITIEQSGYNAITTYDVGIAGIHRLLNKISFLVENEVDVIIAVAGMEGALPSVVAGLVDIPIIAVPTSTGYGVGEKGFTALFAMLQSCAPGISVVNIDNGYGAAVNAITILNQIDKHK